The Setaria italica strain Yugu1 chromosome VIII, Setaria_italica_v2.0, whole genome shotgun sequence genome includes the window AGACCTTGTCCACATACAGAATAGAACCCAATACACGATGAAGATAACCACTAGGACAGTCCGTGTtcacaagttcaacaactttCTGTATTTCCTTATTTTAGAAATTCCACTTTTCAAGTAATTTCCCTTCCAAAGATTTGAACATAATGACCTAGAACAAAACTGCCTAACAAACAACCATAGTTCATGGGAGTCAAACAAACGGTAAGTCTACTGTCTACCCTCTACAGCAACTAGACATAGGCTACTCAATACAGAAACCATGACAACCTAAAAAGAGCCAACAGAGAGCAATTACGATGCATGATAGAAAAAATAAGTAAAGCATCCCACTTTACCAGGACAGTTTACAAAAAAGCCAATAAAAAGAAGCTACCATTAATTGCATGGTAGTACAATGATTTCATATAGCAAAAAAATACAGCTGTTTTTTTTAAACATGGATTCTAAAGCCAGTTGTCAAAGAAAACACAGTTCAGTGAGCTAAATGGATCAATACTTACAAGCTAGGTCCATTCTCATCATGTCCAGCAATTAGGAGAGACACTCCAAATGGTCGTGACTGCACCAACAGATAAGTACATCAGAACCCCACTCCATAAAATGATTACTTTTGCACATCTGTTCTAGTTTAATGCTCTTTAGTCCCTCCAACCAAATAGGGGGGagtaaactttagtccctgacTAAAGGAGCATTTAGTCCCTAAAAATAAGTAATTAAGGGcaaaccaaacaagcccttactgGGAAGCAGGAAAAGAAATACTTTTATACTTGAAAACTATATGCATACAAATATAGAGCATGAGCACATAAAACCCTACAGAAAATTAACACTAAACCTTCTTTTTATATATATCACTTAAGCTTGTTATATCTAAGACCTTGTTGTAGCTAAGTTTGTTACCATTTTTAATGATGTATATCAAACATATTCAACAGAAAAGAGGTTATCCTTTCAAAATAGCATGGTAGATCATGCTAGGcatctaacttctatgaatatGCAACAAGTGAGGTGAGTTGCTGTCTTTCCATCTGCTATTAATCTCATGCCTGCCCTTTTGAGCTTTAGAGTTTTTCGTGTACTGGATTTACAAGATTGCCACCTTTGACAACCTTACATTCCTAAGGATCTTGAAAATTTAATTCACTTGAGGTATCTGGGACTAAGACGCACACATATTGCTCAGCTCCATGAAAAAATAGGAAACCTACAACTTCGTCGAACACTAGATGTAACAGGCAATGGATAAAAGGTGCCCCTAGCTCGAGTTGTGCTTTCTCTCCACTGTGGGTAAAAGGCAATGGATAAAAGGTGTATCGGCGCGAAGGAAAAATGGAGATGCTGTGGCCACCGAAAGGGAGGTGATGCGCAGGACCAGTACTTTTGCCTTTTGCTGTAGTCGCATGGGCCAGTACAGAATCAATAAGCCtcgggagagagaagagaagagaagaggatggaggaaaataaaatattttttgtatGTGGGTCCCACAAAAGTTTGTAAAAATATTTCCGCTTGCGACCAACCTGCCGTCTGCTTCGTGCTGTTCCAAGGCGGTTGCGAGCTGTGTTGCGGCCGAGCAAGCAACCTCGGtccggcgacgagcggcgggcaGCGCGATCCAGCAAACTAGCGAGTCCTAAGCACCGGCGACAAGGAGAGGGCGGCAACCGGTGAGTCCTCCCTCACTTCCGTTCTTTGTGCCCGTCTGCAGACCTCCGAGAGCACTAGGCACAGCACTATAATTCATCGTCACGCGCCCCTGCTTGCTACAACCTTACTCATTGCTAGCTCTTGCCCAGGGACAAATCCATAGAGATCGTGACAGGGGCAATTCCATTGAACTCGATACACCACTGCTGCTCATAGCTCACACATACACACAACAATCTCGCTCCTTGAGCCCAGAGGCAGATCCGGCCATGGAGGTGGTGACAGGGGCACTGCCGAGCGTCATCACCAAGCTTTTGGTGACCTGCTCGTCGGTGAGTACAAGTTGCAGAAGGGAGTGAAGGGAGAGATCAGGTTCCTCCAAGCTGAGCTCGAGAGCATGAAGGGTGCTCTTGAGAAAGTCTCCAACACACCGGCTGACCAGCTTGACATTCAGGACATCAATGACACTATACAAGGGCTTGCTCTATCAAACTATACAAGGGCTTGCTCTATGATCTAAGCAAGAACATCAATGACGAAGTATTGGATGAGAGCATTTGTGGTACCTATGAAGTTTCTTTTGACACCGATAATTACACTCTCCATTCGTAATACTAAGTCTAAATATGGTTCATTAAATCTTCATGCGCGTCCCTTGTTAACTGACAAAACACAGCCACTTCATCTTTATCACATCATTATTAACTGAAAATAATATGGCAGCATCTAAAATCTTTGTTTTGTCAAAGATTCTGAGTAGACTTATTTTGTGTAGAAACTCGATAATCTAGCTGCTGCCTAACTATTTTAGTTTAATCATTAAATCACTACTGTCTAGTCTtcctattactaattggaggcttcttttgaattttgaaaaagagagaaatcctagaaattttcaaaaaaaaagaaaaacatcctACCAtcaatagattcaaatcatcatagctattgaatctattatgtttttaaaaaaattacccacctatgctattatgaaaatagcataaagtaacctcctaaatctatatataaattacgcacctctgccattatataaaataaactaaattaaccCCCCAATcctcatcaaaattacccacttatgccattataaacaatatttaaaataacccctaatttACGACTAAATTGCCTACCACtgttacttaaaaaacttaaagtaacccctttaatttgcatctatattacccacgcaTACTattatctttacctattattaaagcaagtaacgtctctgcctgaatttttcgtccgtcgtgtcattttgcaaaaaacccCCTGACGtttcgtgaaatcaacccgcagtccactTTTGAAGAGACGGGGGGCTCGTTTGCTAAAAAGTGCAAAGGGAGGGTGTTAAAGGTGAAAGAGGTTTTCTTTCATAGAAACAGATATCCGCCTTCCCCACCTTCGGccgccttctccttccctccccttTCGCCGACCATCTTCGGCCGCCTTCTCCCTCCGCCCCTTTCGCCGGCCATCTTCGGGGGAGAAGGCGCCGCCACCCTGTCCAACCGCCCCCCCCTACCCCAGTGGGGAAGGACTTATTATTCTGGCAATGATGACTAGGACCGATGAATCGTTTCCTGTTAAAAGAGTAAGAAGGAAAGCCCGAGCCGCATCTAAACATGACCACATGAAATATGCGGATACAACGTACCGTGACTTTCTNNNNNNNNNNNNNNNNNNNNNNNNNNNNNNNNNNNNNNNNNNNNNNNNNNNNNNNNNNNNNNNNNNNNNNNNNNNNNNNNNNNNNNNNNNNNNNNNNNNNGCTCCGAGCGCAGTGCTATAGATTTACCATGTAGATGTTGTTGTTTTGAACTTTTAACATCACCATAAATTTTTTGATTACTTGCAGATTATGAAATGACGGACCTGGACTACTGTGCTCTAATAACAATAGAAACATCTTTGGAATCTGATATACTTGTGAAGATAGATGACATCTTTGTCACACAATCTCAATTGTCATGTTTGCTAGATCCAAAAAAATTCCTAAATGATGATGTAAGTACTTTAACTGAATTTTTTTCGATTAACATTTATTTCTTTTGTAAtaaatgttttttatttgaatctTTGTAGGTCATCAGCGCGTATATATGTTGCATAAAGTATCAAACCCATTTACAAAGTAGGAATGATGttaaattttatttagagaatcCCTTTATTTCTGTAATTCTAAAAAGGGATGGCAAGTTTGGTGTAGGTCAAGATGGTAACCATATGACAAAGATTGTGAGAAACTATCTAAAGCATGAAATGGTAATTTCTATCTCTATAATTGACATGTTTTTAAGGTTTTAAGATTTTAATTTGTAACTGTTAATGTGTTGTACTAATTCAATTTTTCATTTTAGATTctaattccaataaatatcaaAGAAACACATTGGTATTTGGCTATTATTAACACACAGAAGTGTGAGATACAAGTACTTGACTCGTTGTGTTGGGACTCCAACCGAGGTGATCTTGCCGATACGGTCAGTTTTTTCTGCATTCATTCTTCTTTGATATTATAAATTTATCCTATATTTAAATGTATTTTTTCTGTTATTATTAATTTAACAGCTGCAAGGACTACAATTTCATTTGGACATAATTGGAAGGCAACAAAACTTGATTAGCCATAACTGGAAAGACCTCCAGGTTATTTCATGGATAATCACAGAACAACTACAAGAGCCAATTCAGAAAGATGGGTAAGTTGATAAAATATATGCTAtcatttataaaattatttattttgttgtttGGAGTACTCATTGTTTTTTAACCATGCAGCTCATCTTGTGGACTGTTCATGCTCAAGTTTATGGAATACTGGACTGGAGATTCACTATCTCATCCTATTACAcaggtttttgttttttatcttATGAAATAATATAAAGTCAATGACATGCTAATTTTTTACAAGTTCTAATAATGATTGCTACCATGCAGGAAGATATTAATTGTTTTAGGTATAAGTTAGCAGGCATTCTATTATGTTGGAAAAGAAACACAGCACAAACAACTCCTAAAAATATCTCATTGTTGGGTAATTCAGATGACCAAAAAGAACCCAAGGCAACAGATTCATTATTAGAGGAAACAAAATACCAATCATTAATGTCTATTCTTTCTAAGATCAGTGAAAATGAGTTAATTGGTGGCCTTTGTGACTACATCAAATCAATTAATTGTCTAGAGACCTTGGAGTAAGAACCTTCTTATTACTActgtttatttttttattaatagaATAATACAATGTACAACATAACAGTGTGAAACCATCTTTTTGTCTTAATGCAGAGAAGTATGGGTGAgaaactccaagccatattccaTTAGTTTGACTGTCAGGAAGCTGCAAGAAATTTTGAAAGAAGATCTGCCCATGGACTGTGATTGTTTGAATTTGGTTATTCGAAAATTCATGTTTGACGAGATCCAAATGATGAAGAAAACCAAAGGAACAATATCAAAGCATTATCTAGACACGAGGTTTTGGGTATGTTCTTATAAtcataatataaatatatttttttttcctcaggtttttaaccaatattttttttcatagatGATTACTGATTATGGACGACACCCAAACTTCCGTAAAAAGttagatgtggatcaacttgcAGAAACCGTTTGTAGCTGGCCTGGTGTTAATTATAGTGTTTCAAGATGCAAATTGGTAAGACATCACTTCCCTATACCTATTCTTGCGATTATAGCTACTAGCCTTCTTGTACATGTTAATGCTCTTGCTCTTGTTGTAACAAATAGCATTTTGCAGATTCTTATACCAATAGTACAATTCAATAAAACCTTTATTCTGTTTATACTAAACCAAGATACAAGAACAGTCTATATTTTAGACCCTACTCCACTTGACCCTGTTTACAAATATAACCCAAATGCAAGATATGTGAAGAAACTTTTATGTATTGCTGAATTCTTGCCAAAAGCCATGTCAAAAGTATGCCCTGGCTCTAGATGGAGTGAGGATGTTTTCCTATGGTGTCAAATAATTTTATCTGATGTTCCTATCGAAAACAGGTAAGCATTCTTATAAGCACTGTTCTTATGTTGTAGCTCAGGATTGATTTGAAGTTTTATTGTAAAATTCTGTGTCTTACTGGTTGGTCCAAGTTAACTGTGTTGTAGTCTCTAATGAGCGCGATTTGGTTGGATTGGTAATCAGGCTTTAGTCCACACATCAAACTATTAGATATGTGATCAATAAGACCTTTTCATCCATAGTCAGTTCCCAAGATTTTCTGCACTTGATGAGTCCTTTTTAGTTACCAATTTGAACTGAAAGCACTGTACTGATTTTTTGATACTGTCCCTATTCAGAAACTGAGAAATATAACAAAGTGTTAGAATTTGACATGTCAAACATCCTTAATTGTGTGGATATGTGGATAAGAGAAGTTGGAGTCTGTTTCACAGTGTAACTTCTAACTGCTTAATTTGCACAATGCACATCATATTAGCATTTGACTGTTAAGATGTCCACTAGACTATGCAATTGTTAAGCCAACAACAGCTTTGGTGATGCCAATTTGTTTTTGAGCGTGGTCCCCACATGTACCTTCCTCTGATTAAATTAACTGCCCTACCCTTGTAATTTCGTTAGCTTGATCATACTGGTGGCCTGCATAGTAGACCTGTATATGCACTGCTCTGTCCTGCATATTAGACTTGTATATGTAATGCTCTGTTCAGGTTTTCATGTTTGGGTCAAACTTTAGTATGAAACAAAAAAGTTTAGGATGCCTTAGCTTTAGCTAGGAATAATGATACAAGTTCAGGATTCAGAATCTTCCTTGTGGGAGGTATCTAAGAAAAAATTGCTATTCAGAGgcattcctttccttttccaCTGGATGGTTGTTGCAAATGACGCAATAAATCTTTCCCTTGGGGAAAAGCACAAAGggagtttgttttgttttattgaCAAGCCACACAGGAAGTTAGAATTAACATGTCATATCCAATTGTAACTTCTTTTTTTGCTTATTAAGAAATGTGTGTGAAATTGCAGATAACAGCTTGCTTTTGACTTTAATGAAATATACGCTGTGATGCTGTTTTAACTTCTATAGAGAATGCAAGGCCTATGATGTTATTGCTGATTATTATGCCCATGGCTTTGGTTTTGCTAAGAGCTTAAACATCCATTAACTTCCAAACATTATCTGATGAAATAGATGACCAATTGAACAGTCTTATCTAAATCTCATCATCTAGCTCTACTTACACCTGTAGTTGATAGCTAGGAGTTGTACCCACTCGATATTTCTTCTGGAGCAGAGACCTTTTACAATTTTACTCTCTATTATAGTTGATTTCTTATAATAACTGCTTTATTCACTGTACAGTGAAGACTATAACTtcaaattctttcttttagtAAAACATGCACATCTGTTTATGCAAAAGTAGTTCAACCT containing:
- the LOC111258351 gene encoding uncharacterized protein LOC111258351 produces the protein MTDLDYCALITIETSLESDILVKIDDIFVTQSQLSCLLDPKKFLNDDVISAYICCIKYQTHLQSRNDVKFYLENPFISVILKRDGKFGVGQDGNHMTKIVRNYLKHEMILIPINIKETHWYLAIINTQKCEIQVLDSLCWDSNRGDLADTLQGLQFHLDIIGRQQNLISHNWKDLQVISWIITEQLQEPIQKDGSSCGLFMLKFMEYWTGDSLSHPITQEDINCFRYKLAGILLCWKRNTAQTTPKNISLLGNSDDQKEPKATDSLLEETKYQSLMSILSKISENELIGGLCDYIKSINCLETLEEVWVRNSKPYSISLTVRKLQEILKEDLPMDCDCLNLVIRKFMFDEIQMMKKTKGTISKHYLDTRFWMITDYGRHPNFRKKLDVDQLAETVCSWPGVNYSVSRCKLVRHHFPIPILAIIATSLLVHVNALALVVTNSILQILIPIVQFNKTFILFILNQDTRTVYILDPTPLDPVYKYNPNARYVKKLLCIAEFLPKAMSKVCPGSRWSEDVFLWCQIILSDVPIENR